In one Legionella clemsonensis genomic region, the following are encoded:
- a CDS encoding efflux RND transporter permease subunit, with product MNLPIYFIKHPVTAVVLNCLLIITGLLCLHSLPIREYPNISFPTITVSTSYPNASSELVESEVTNLLEERLAGVEGLETITSQSSSGSSYITLSFRPGSSMDRSLSATQDAVSLAKPLLPVAVKTPAIEQQKKSNGLPFIGLSLESSSMDFGELTHFANLNLKNTFRSLKGVSSVDVWGQPYTYAIRLDPKKLFSFGINVDEVFDAIAKSSVSLPAGNFQNKIPSTVNFALKTTRDYENLLIKTNNYHPVFLKSIAKVKLTTDKDRMRVRVNGHTGLVLAINRADDANPLEVSRLVRQELNHLKENLPGDVKIKIIIDQSDFINASLKNIQSSIVEAILLVLIIVFIFLRNGRATFIPLVTIPISLLGSLIFLKLFGFSINLMTLLAMVLAVGLVVDDAIIVLENIWRHIENGLSPLNAAKQGSKEIGFAVVAMTLTLASVYAPVAFIPGMLGQLFIEFAVALAGSVFISGIVSLTLSPLMCAHLLNRNNRIRWPRFDDFLTVLEQRYANILSHNIARKKFILAGVVCLLVSSLFFYSLLPRETAPKEDRGLMGVYTPMLAGENLQTLDRKILPIEDKVKNLPDINSSLTFIGDWGASVVLPLKPHSQRRLSATELVNKLQPQLNNFPSMDAHAWSWDTALPGIDDAGSGSELTLVISTVDNFRQLLNVVEKLKTTLDQSKAFAATRYDLRLDSMGYSIKIDNNALSQLGLSAKQVAKTIEVFFSGDKSLTFQKDGVSYNLTLQGTQTPWTLNELYLTTSTGKHVSLGALTTMKPKAQPPTLDHHNQMRSTTLHVSLLPQDSIKKGMEKLITIAKSELPSNYKMTWEGAAKAYTQSSNTMLILFGLSLLFIFAILSIQFENFIDPLIIMFTVPLASSGALLFAYLFKQSFNVYTQIGLITLIGLISKHGILIVEFANQLRKKGLPVLEAVQKAAVLRLRPILMTTGAMLFGVFPLILTHDAGAESRHAIGFVLLGGLSLGTLLTLFILPAVYFMVKTRNSLKS from the coding sequence ATGAATCTGCCAATTTATTTTATTAAACACCCTGTTACCGCTGTTGTTTTAAATTGTCTGCTTATTATAACAGGCTTGCTTTGTCTACATTCTTTGCCGATCCGCGAATACCCAAATATCAGTTTTCCGACAATTACTGTTTCAACGAGTTATCCCAATGCCAGTTCAGAACTTGTAGAATCTGAGGTAACTAATCTATTGGAAGAACGATTGGCTGGCGTAGAAGGCCTTGAAACAATCACCTCTCAATCCAGTTCAGGTTCATCCTATATCACACTTTCTTTTCGTCCAGGCAGCTCTATGGATAGATCTCTTAGTGCTACTCAGGACGCTGTTTCTCTAGCAAAACCGTTATTGCCCGTTGCAGTCAAAACGCCTGCAATCGAGCAGCAAAAAAAGTCGAATGGCTTACCTTTCATTGGACTTTCACTTGAATCATCTTCGATGGATTTTGGTGAGTTAACTCATTTTGCCAATCTTAATTTAAAAAATACCTTTCGTAGTTTAAAAGGGGTATCCTCTGTCGATGTATGGGGACAACCCTATACGTATGCTATTCGTCTTGATCCTAAAAAATTATTTAGCTTTGGAATTAATGTAGATGAAGTATTTGATGCCATTGCCAAAAGTAGTGTCTCCCTTCCGGCCGGTAATTTTCAAAACAAAATCCCGAGTACTGTCAATTTTGCATTAAAAACAACCAGAGATTATGAGAATTTACTAATAAAAACCAATAACTATCATCCAGTGTTCCTAAAATCAATTGCCAAAGTCAAACTCACAACAGACAAAGACCGGATGCGAGTTAGAGTGAATGGGCACACTGGACTTGTATTAGCAATCAATCGCGCCGACGATGCTAACCCCCTTGAAGTTTCCAGGCTTGTTCGTCAAGAACTTAATCATTTAAAGGAAAATTTACCTGGCGATGTAAAAATAAAAATTATTATTGATCAATCTGACTTTATTAATGCTTCACTAAAAAATATCCAGTCTTCAATTGTAGAAGCAATCCTTTTAGTGCTTATCATTGTTTTTATTTTTTTAAGAAACGGCAGAGCTACTTTTATTCCTCTGGTCACAATCCCAATCTCGCTGTTAGGTTCATTAATTTTTTTAAAATTATTTGGTTTTTCAATTAATTTGATGACACTTTTAGCCATGGTTCTGGCTGTAGGTCTGGTGGTGGATGATGCAATTATCGTATTAGAAAATATTTGGCGTCATATAGAGAATGGGCTATCCCCACTGAATGCTGCCAAACAAGGTTCAAAAGAAATTGGTTTTGCTGTTGTGGCTATGACATTAACACTGGCAAGTGTTTATGCGCCTGTTGCCTTTATACCAGGAATGCTTGGACAACTTTTTATTGAATTTGCCGTAGCATTGGCAGGAAGTGTATTTATTTCCGGAATTGTCTCGCTAACACTATCTCCTTTAATGTGCGCTCATCTTTTAAATAGGAATAATAGGATACGATGGCCTCGTTTCGATGATTTTTTAACCGTGTTGGAACAGAGATATGCCAATATTTTAAGCCACAATATCGCACGAAAAAAATTTATCCTTGCTGGCGTGGTTTGCCTTCTGGTTAGCAGTTTATTTTTCTATAGTTTGTTGCCCAGAGAAACAGCACCAAAAGAAGATCGTGGTTTAATGGGAGTATATACACCCATGCTGGCCGGAGAAAACCTGCAAACACTGGATAGAAAAATTTTACCCATAGAAGATAAAGTTAAAAACTTACCTGATATTAATAGCTCATTGACTTTTATTGGTGATTGGGGGGCAAGCGTTGTTCTTCCATTAAAACCACACTCCCAAAGAAGACTCTCAGCAACAGAATTAGTTAATAAGCTGCAACCACAGCTTAATAATTTTCCTTCGATGGATGCCCATGCCTGGAGCTGGGACACTGCGTTGCCAGGCATAGATGATGCTGGGAGTGGCTCTGAGCTGACGTTAGTTATTTCGACAGTGGATAATTTTCGTCAATTACTCAATGTGGTTGAAAAATTAAAGACAACACTTGATCAAAGCAAAGCATTTGCCGCTACTCGCTATGATCTGCGACTTGATTCGATGGGCTATAGTATTAAAATTGACAATAATGCACTTTCTCAACTGGGGCTCTCAGCTAAACAGGTCGCCAAAACAATAGAAGTATTTTTTAGCGGAGATAAATCACTTACCTTTCAAAAAGATGGCGTTAGTTATAATCTAACTCTACAAGGAACCCAAACGCCATGGACTTTAAATGAGTTATATCTTACTACGTCCACGGGCAAACATGTTTCTCTGGGCGCTCTGACAACAATGAAACCTAAAGCTCAGCCCCCTACTCTGGATCATCATAACCAAATGCGCTCAACAACCCTACATGTTAGTCTTCTACCTCAAGATTCTATTAAAAAAGGAATGGAAAAGCTTATTACCATTGCAAAGAGCGAATTACCCAGCAATTACAAAATGACTTGGGAAGGAGCTGCCAAAGCTTATACCCAATCCTCAAATACAATGCTTATTTTATTTGGTTTATCGCTGCTTTTTATTTTTGCCATTCTGTCTATTCAATTTGAAAATTTTATTGATCCTTTAATTATTATGTTTACTGTGCCTCTGGCCAGTAGTGGTGCATTATTGTTTGCCTATTTATTTAAACAATCTTTTAATGTTTATACCCAAATAGGACTAATTACCTTGATAGGCTTAATCAGCAAGCATGGAATTTTAATTGTTGAATTTGCAAATCAATTAAGAAAAAAAGGGTTACCCGTGTTAGAAGCGGTGCAAAAAGCCGCTGTTTTGCGCTTACGTCCCATTTTAATGACAACTGGAGCCATGCTTTTTGGTGTTTTTCCACTTATTTTAACGCATGATGCCGGCGCAGAATCTCGTCATGCCATTGGATTTGTTTTACTAGGAGGCTTAAGTTTGGGGACGCTGTTGACACTTTTTATTCTGCCAGCGGTTTATTTCATGGTAAAAACCAGAAACTCATTAAAATCTTGA